A genome region from Thermomonospora amylolytica includes the following:
- a CDS encoding serine/threonine-protein kinase, with protein MTDWRLPGYTELGELGRGAQGRVVLARDETDGELVAIKYLDPGRLADERALDRFRGEARALAQVRDPHVARLHRLVETAEGAAIVLEAVRGASLRTLLDRYEPMSPESALAVLKGSLLGLAAAHAAGVIHRDYKPANVIVQPDGLSKLIDFGVAGLAGERSGGGTPAYMAPSSGREDRPPRPPTCTRRPACSSSA; from the coding sequence ATGACCGACTGGAGGCTGCCCGGATACACCGAGCTGGGCGAGCTCGGACGGGGCGCGCAGGGGCGGGTGGTGCTGGCCCGCGACGAGACGGACGGGGAGCTCGTCGCGATCAAGTACCTGGATCCGGGGCGGCTGGCCGACGAGCGGGCGCTGGACCGGTTCCGGGGCGAGGCGCGCGCGTTGGCGCAGGTCCGCGACCCGCACGTGGCGCGGCTGCACCGGCTGGTGGAGACCGCCGAGGGCGCGGCGATCGTGCTGGAGGCGGTGCGCGGGGCGTCGCTGCGCACCCTGCTGGACCGGTACGAGCCCATGTCCCCGGAGTCGGCGCTGGCGGTGCTCAAGGGCTCGCTGCTGGGACTGGCCGCCGCGCACGCGGCAGGGGTGATCCACCGCGACTACAAGCCCGCCAACGTGATCGTGCAACCCGACGGGCTCAGCAAGCTCATCGACTTCGGCGTGGCGGGGCTGGCCGGGGAGCGGTCCGGCGGCGGCACCCCCGCCTACATGGCCCCGAGCAGTGGTCGGGAGGATCGGCCTCCCCGGCCACCGACGTGTACGCGGCGACCTGCGTGTTCTTCGAGTGCGTGA